The following proteins are encoded in a genomic region of Enterocloster clostridioformis:
- the deoD gene encoding purine-nucleoside phosphorylase, whose product MGTPHISAMPGEIAKTVLMPGDPLRAEFIAKNWLTDVKLVSKVRNIYAFTGKFEGKEVTVMASGMGMPSIGIYSYELFSQYGVERIIRIGSAGAYSERLKLYDVVLAEECWSESSFSRTQNGDEADIKYPDPELNQAILEAGKVSGIEVIPAKIHSSDVFYSEPGMDSFQEIYAKHGSECVEMESFALFHNAKVLGKKAACLLTISDSFTTGEKATVEERQEAFGSMMKVALKTAAMMAE is encoded by the coding sequence ATGGGAACACCACACATAAGCGCAATGCCAGGGGAGATTGCCAAAACCGTATTGATGCCGGGAGATCCGTTACGGGCGGAATTTATCGCAAAGAATTGGCTGACTGACGTAAAATTAGTGAGCAAGGTGCGCAATATCTATGCGTTTACAGGAAAATTTGAGGGAAAAGAAGTGACTGTTATGGCCAGCGGAATGGGGATGCCCAGTATCGGTATTTATTCCTATGAGCTGTTCTCACAGTACGGGGTGGAACGGATCATCCGCATCGGATCCGCAGGCGCTTACAGCGAGAGGCTTAAACTGTACGATGTGGTTCTGGCAGAGGAGTGCTGGAGTGAATCCAGCTTTAGCAGGACCCAGAACGGGGATGAGGCAGATATAAAATATCCGGATCCGGAGCTGAACCAGGCGATTCTGGAAGCGGGAAAGGTATCAGGAATCGAAGTGATACCGGCTAAGATCCACTCCAGTGACGTATTTTACAGTGAGCCGGGAATGGACAGCTTTCAGGAGATTTATGCGAAGCACGGCAGTGAGTGCGTGGAGATGGAGAGTTTTGCCCTGTTCCACAACGCAAAGGTACTGGGGAAAAAGGCTGCCTGCCTGCTGACTATATCCGACTCCTTTACAACCGGGGAAAAGGCCACCGTGGAGGAACGCCAGGAGGCATTCGGCAGCATGATGAAGGTTGCGCTGAAGACGGCGGCTATGATGGCAGAGTAA
- a CDS encoding phosphopentomutase, which produces MGKFKRIFVIVVDSFGAGNGKDAKDYGDQGADTMGHIADSVDHWEIPNLRRLGLANLRPLKGVDAVTQPVGYYTVMNEESCGKDTMTGHWELMGIKTVKPFVTFTETGFPKELIDELEKRTGHKVIGNKSSSGTEILDELAEEEIATGHMIVYTSADSVLQICGNEETFGLDELYRCCEIARELTMKDEWRVGRVIARPYVGRKKGEFKRTSNRHDYALKPTGRTALDALKDHGFEVISVGKIRDIFDGEGITKAYKSKSSVHGMEQTVDIIKNEDFEGLCFINLVDFDALWGHRRNPEGYAKEVERFDEKLGEALDGLGEEDLLMITADHGNDPTYSGTDHTREQVPLLIYSKQFKGAGKLAETDSFGAVGATIAGNFGVGMPEGTIGSSLLEELV; this is translated from the coding sequence ATGGGGAAATTTAAGCGAATATTTGTGATTGTAGTGGATTCATTTGGCGCTGGAAACGGAAAGGACGCAAAGGACTATGGAGATCAGGGCGCTGATACCATGGGGCATATTGCGGACAGTGTGGATCATTGGGAGATTCCCAACCTTAGGCGCCTTGGACTTGCCAACCTGCGCCCCTTAAAGGGCGTGGATGCTGTAACACAGCCTGTGGGATATTATACGGTTATGAATGAGGAGAGCTGCGGCAAGGATACCATGACGGGCCACTGGGAGCTGATGGGGATCAAGACAGTGAAGCCGTTTGTAACATTTACTGAGACGGGCTTTCCCAAAGAACTCATCGATGAGCTGGAAAAGCGTACCGGACACAAGGTGATCGGAAATAAAAGCTCCAGCGGGACTGAGATCCTGGATGAGCTGGCGGAGGAAGAGATCGCTACGGGCCATATGATTGTGTATACATCGGCGGATTCCGTGCTGCAGATCTGCGGCAATGAGGAGACATTCGGACTGGATGAGTTGTACCGGTGCTGCGAGATCGCGCGTGAGCTGACCATGAAGGATGAATGGAGAGTGGGCCGTGTGATAGCCAGACCATATGTAGGCAGGAAAAAAGGCGAGTTCAAACGGACCAGCAACCGCCATGACTATGCGCTTAAGCCTACCGGCAGGACAGCCCTGGACGCGTTAAAGGATCATGGATTTGAGGTGATCTCCGTGGGCAAGATCCGCGATATTTTTGACGGAGAGGGAATCACAAAGGCATACAAGTCCAAAAGTTCGGTTCACGGCATGGAACAGACCGTGGATATAATTAAGAATGAGGATTTTGAGGGACTGTGCTTTATCAATCTGGTGGATTTCGATGCCCTGTGGGGACATCGAAGGAATCCGGAAGGGTACGCAAAGGAAGTGGAGCGTTTTGACGAGAAGCTGGGAGAAGCGCTGGACGGACTGGGTGAGGAGGATCTTCTGATGATTACGGCCGACCATGGCAATGATCCCACCTATTCTGGTACGGACCACACCAGGGAGCAGGTTCCGCTTCTGATTTATTCTAAACAGTTTAAAGGAGCCGGCAAGCTGGCAGAGACAGATTCCTTTGGAGCGGTGGGAGCGACCATTGCCGGGAATTTTGGAGTGGGTATGCCGGAAGGAACCATTGGAAGTTCCCTTTTGGAGGAGTTGGTATAA